A region of Dehalococcoidales bacterium DNA encodes the following proteins:
- the acpS gene encoding holo-ACP synthase, with protein MQYIGIDIIEIARIRRARDTWGEKFLRKVYTEPELRLYREKPSSLAARFAGKEAVIKAIGTETKGIRWKDIEILAEPGGQPSIKLYGRARTQARNRGLGKLAISLSHSREYAIALVVGETR; from the coding sequence ATGCAGTACATTGGTATCGATATTATCGAAATAGCCCGCATACGGAGAGCCAGAGACACCTGGGGAGAGAAATTCTTAAGGAAAGTCTATACCGAACCGGAACTCCGGTTATACCGCGAGAAGCCGTCTTCCCTGGCGGCCCGTTTTGCCGGAAAGGAGGCGGTAATCAAGGCTATCGGCACGGAGACGAAGGGTATCAGGTGGAAAGACATCGAGATACTGGCTGAACCCGGTGGACAGCCATCGATCAAACTATATGGTAGAGCCAGAACCCAGGCCCGGAACCGCGGCTTGGGCAAGCTGGCAATCAGTCTATCCCATTCCAGGGAATACGCCATCGCCCTTGTCGTCGGGGAAACAAGATGA
- a CDS encoding DUF72 domain-containing protein, with amino-acid sequence MKYYIGTSGWHYDHWRVRFYPEKLPKTKWLEFYAARFNTVELNNSFYRLPSEAAFTNWRDSSPADFTFSVKVSRLITHFKKLRDTGETVGKFIARVRLLGDKLGPLLYQLPPDMRRDDELLDLFLSTLPRDIEHVFEFRHRSWLEEGVLGILHNYNAGFCIFDMPSLSCPLVVTADFAYIRFHGSTGLYRSSYSDEKLATWAGRVANLAQELKAVYIYFNNDAEAFAVTNALTLRSFLEAEK; translated from the coding sequence GTGAAGTATTATATCGGTACCTCCGGCTGGCATTATGACCACTGGCGGGTTCGCTTCTACCCCGAAAAGCTGCCTAAAACGAAGTGGCTCGAATTTTACGCCGCTCGTTTCAATACCGTTGAACTCAACAATAGTTTCTACCGGCTGCCTTCGGAAGCTGCTTTTACTAACTGGCGCGATTCTTCTCCGGCTGATTTTACCTTCTCGGTAAAGGTAAGCCGTCTGATTACGCACTTTAAGAAGCTCCGGGATACCGGTGAGACGGTAGGGAAGTTTATCGCCAGGGTCAGGCTGCTGGGCGATAAATTAGGCCCTCTTCTGTACCAGTTACCGCCTGACATGCGCCGCGATGATGAGCTGTTGGACTTATTTCTATCTACTCTGCCGCGGGACATAGAGCATGTCTTTGAGTTCCGGCACCGGTCCTGGCTGGAAGAGGGTGTCCTCGGCATTTTACATAACTATAATGCCGGTTTTTGCATCTTTGATATGCCTTCTCTCAGTTGTCCCTTGGTGGTGACGGCCGATTTTGCCTATATCAGATTTCATGGCAGCACCGGCCTCTACCGGAGCTCTTACTCTGATGAAAAGTTAGCCACCTGGGCGGGGAGGGTGGCAAACTTGGCTCAGGAACTGAAGGCAGTCTATATTTATTTCAACAATGATGCTGAGGCATTCGCCGTGACCAATGCATTGACGCTCCGCTCCTTTCTGGAAGCTGAAAAATAG